A window of the Scandinavium goeteborgense genome harbors these coding sequences:
- the fnr gene encoding fumarate/nitrate reduction transcriptional regulator Fnr, giving the protein MIPEKRIIRRIQSGGCAIHCQDCSISQLCIPFTLNEHELDQLDNIIERKKPIQKGQTLFKAGDELKSLYAIRSGTIKSYTITEQGDEQITGFHLAGDLVGFDAIGTGHHPSFAQALETSMVCEIPFETLDDLSGKMPNLRQQMMRLMSGEIKGDQDMILLLSKKNAEERLAAFIYNLSRRFAERGFSPREFRLTMTRGDIGNYLGLTVETISRLLGRFQKSGMLAVKGKYITIENSDALAVLAGHARNVA; this is encoded by the coding sequence ATGATCCCGGAAAAGCGAATTATTCGACGCATCCAATCTGGCGGTTGTGCTATCCACTGCCAGGATTGCAGCATCAGCCAGCTCTGTATTCCGTTCACTCTTAATGAACATGAGCTCGATCAGCTTGATAATATTATCGAGCGCAAGAAGCCCATCCAGAAGGGGCAAACCCTGTTCAAAGCGGGCGATGAGCTGAAATCTCTGTATGCCATCCGCTCCGGGACCATCAAAAGCTACACCATCACCGAACAAGGTGATGAGCAAATCACCGGCTTCCATCTGGCGGGCGATTTAGTAGGTTTTGACGCCATTGGTACCGGCCATCACCCGAGCTTTGCTCAGGCGCTGGAAACCTCTATGGTTTGCGAAATCCCCTTTGAAACGTTGGATGACCTCTCCGGCAAGATGCCAAATCTGCGTCAGCAGATGATGCGTCTGATGAGCGGCGAAATCAAAGGCGACCAGGACATGATCCTGCTGCTGTCTAAGAAAAACGCGGAAGAGCGCCTGGCAGCGTTTATCTATAACCTGTCGCGTCGTTTCGCGGAACGGGGTTTCTCACCGCGTGAATTCCGTCTGACCATGACCCGTGGCGACATCGGTAACTATCTCGGCCTGACGGTAGAAACCATCAGCCGTCTGCTGGGTCGTTTCCAGAAAAGCGGCATGCTGGCCGTTAAAGGGAAGTACATCACTATCGAAAATAGCGATGCGCTGGCAGTCCTCGCGGGTCACGCCCGCAACGTCGCCTGA
- the ogt gene encoding methylated-DNA--[protein]-cysteine S-methyltransferase: MLRLLEDKITTPLGALWVMCDEQFNLRAVEWEEHTPRMEQLLELHYRVEGYERVASSNPNGLSKIMQTYFEGDLSVIDDLPSATAGTPFQREVWQALRSIPCGQVMHYGELAEQLGRPGAARAVGAANGSNPVSIVVPCHRVIGRNGTLTGYAGGVQRKEWLLRHEGYLLL; encoded by the coding sequence ATGCTGAGATTGCTGGAAGATAAGATTACAACGCCGCTCGGGGCACTATGGGTCATGTGTGATGAACAGTTCAACCTGCGTGCTGTGGAATGGGAAGAACATACCCCTCGCATGGAGCAACTGCTGGAACTGCATTATCGCGTCGAAGGCTATGAGCGGGTAGCGTCCAGTAATCCCAACGGATTAAGTAAAATAATGCAGACTTACTTCGAGGGCGATCTCAGCGTGATTGATGACCTGCCGAGTGCCACGGCGGGCACGCCGTTCCAGCGCGAAGTCTGGCAGGCGTTACGCAGCATTCCCTGCGGCCAGGTCATGCACTACGGTGAGCTGGCCGAACAGCTTGGTCGACCCGGTGCGGCACGCGCGGTGGGCGCGGCGAATGGCTCAAATCCAGTCAGTATTGTGGTGCCCTGCCACCGCGTGATTGGTCGTAACGGGACCCTGACGGGCTATGCCGGGGGGGTTCAGCGTAAAGAGTGGTTGCTGCGCCATGAAGGCTATCTGCTGCTTTGA
- the smrA gene encoding DNA endonuclease SmrA, whose product MNPDDKFLFLDAMEDVQPLKHNNDVHWQPSRNTRTPQHIDTLQLDNFLTTGFLDLVPLGTPLEFKRDGLQTGVLDKLRLGKYSQQASLTLLRQPVEQCRQQLFAFIRQAHKDGLRNVLIVHGKGKADNSHANVIRSYLARWLTEFDDVQAFCSALPHHGGSGACYVALKKSEQAKQENWERHAKRSR is encoded by the coding sequence ATGAACCCTGACGACAAATTTCTGTTTCTTGACGCCATGGAAGACGTCCAGCCGCTGAAGCACAATAATGACGTGCACTGGCAGCCCAGCCGCAACACCCGCACGCCGCAGCACATCGATACGCTCCAGCTCGATAACTTCCTGACCACGGGTTTCCTTGATCTCGTGCCGCTCGGTACGCCGCTGGAATTCAAGCGCGACGGGCTACAAACCGGCGTGCTGGACAAACTACGCTTAGGAAAATACAGCCAACAGGCGAGCCTGACGCTGTTACGTCAGCCGGTCGAGCAGTGCCGACAGCAGCTGTTTGCGTTTATCCGCCAGGCGCATAAAGACGGTCTGAGAAACGTGCTGATCGTGCACGGTAAAGGTAAAGCCGATAACTCTCATGCCAACGTCATTCGGAGCTATCTGGCGCGCTGGTTGACGGAATTTGACGACGTGCAGGCGTTTTGCAGCGCCCTGCCGCATCACGGCGGCAGCGGGGCGTGTTACGTGGCGTTGAAAAAATCGGAACAGGCGAAGCAGGAAAACTGGGAGCGCCACGCCAAACGCAGCCGCTAA
- a CDS encoding IclR family transcriptional regulator domain-containing protein, producing the protein MTRHPDDVLSGESDPFKGDPNYMASLARGLEVIQAFTPQRPVLSISQISQKTGIPRAAVRRCLYTLGKLGFVYAEDGKNFQLRPRILSLGHAWLASTPLARSAQPVLKHLSEMLNESCSIATLDGDDILYIARASSSRIMTIDLDIGSRLPAWATSMGRVLLSHQPEEKLNDMLARVTMIRYTPQTVDSVSKLRAELKRVCQQGYALNDQELEMGLRSLAVPLFNPQGHCVAALNVGVHAGQVSANEMVDRVLPELQKAAKELTLLLR; encoded by the coding sequence ATGACCAGACATCCTGACGACGTGCTGAGCGGTGAGAGCGATCCGTTCAAGGGCGACCCGAATTATATGGCCTCGCTGGCGCGTGGGCTGGAGGTCATTCAGGCCTTTACCCCGCAGCGCCCGGTGCTGTCGATTTCGCAAATCAGCCAGAAAACCGGGATTCCGCGGGCGGCGGTGCGGCGCTGTCTGTACACCCTCGGCAAGCTGGGGTTTGTGTACGCCGAGGACGGCAAAAACTTTCAGCTGCGTCCGCGCATTCTGTCGCTCGGCCACGCCTGGCTGGCCTCGACGCCGCTGGCCCGCTCAGCGCAGCCGGTGCTGAAACACCTGAGCGAAATGCTGAACGAGTCCTGCTCTATCGCCACGCTCGACGGCGACGATATTCTGTACATTGCGCGGGCATCGAGTTCTCGAATCATGACTATCGATTTAGATATCGGCAGCCGCCTGCCCGCCTGGGCGACGTCTATGGGGCGCGTGCTGTTGAGCCACCAGCCGGAAGAGAAGCTCAACGATATGCTGGCGCGGGTAACGATGATCCGTTACACGCCGCAGACGGTGGATTCGGTGAGCAAACTGCGTGCAGAGTTGAAGCGCGTATGCCAGCAGGGCTACGCGCTGAACGATCAGGAGCTGGAAATGGGGTTACGATCGCTGGCGGTGCCACTGTTTAACCCGCAGGGTCACTGCGTTGCGGCACTGAACGTCGGCGTTCACGCAGGCCAGGTTTCCGCCAACGAAATGGTTGATCGTGTGTTACCTGAACTGCAAAAAGCGGCGAAGGAATTAACGCTGCTGCTGCGTTAG
- a CDS encoding 3-oxoacid CoA-transferase subunit A, protein MIDKSVPTPEQAIAGIPDGATIMIGGFGPAGQPTFLIDALIEQGARDLTIINNNAGNGEVGLAALLKAGRVRKMICSFPRQVDSQIFDDLYRRGKVALELVPQGNLAARIQAAGAGLGAVFTPTGYGTPLAEGKETREIDGRHYVLEYPIHADFALIKAHQADRWGNLIYRKAARNFGPIMATAAKITVAEVSDIVPLGELDPENVVTPGIFVQRVFSLANLTAAKSA, encoded by the coding sequence ATGATCGACAAAAGCGTCCCGACGCCGGAACAGGCCATCGCCGGGATCCCCGATGGTGCCACCATCATGATTGGCGGTTTTGGCCCCGCCGGACAGCCTACCTTTCTGATTGATGCCCTGATAGAACAGGGCGCGCGCGACCTCACCATCATTAATAACAACGCCGGAAACGGCGAAGTTGGCCTGGCGGCGCTACTGAAAGCCGGGCGAGTGCGCAAAATGATCTGCTCCTTCCCGCGTCAGGTGGATTCGCAGATTTTTGATGACCTGTATCGCCGTGGAAAAGTGGCGCTGGAACTGGTACCGCAGGGCAATCTGGCGGCGCGCATTCAGGCTGCGGGGGCAGGGCTTGGCGCGGTGTTTACGCCAACCGGCTACGGCACGCCGCTGGCGGAAGGCAAAGAGACACGTGAAATCGACGGTCGTCATTATGTGCTCGAATATCCGATCCACGCGGACTTCGCGTTGATTAAAGCCCATCAGGCGGATCGCTGGGGCAATTTGATTTATCGCAAAGCGGCGCGCAACTTTGGGCCGATCATGGCGACGGCGGCAAAAATCACCGTGGCGGAAGTGTCGGACATTGTGCCGCTCGGTGAGCTCGACCCGGAAAACGTGGTAACGCCGGGGATCTTTGTTCAGCGCGTGTTCTCGCTGGCTAACCTGACCGCGGCCAAAAGCGCCTGA
- a CDS encoding 3-oxoacid CoA-transferase subunit B, translating to MQKLTRDDMAKRVAQDIPEGAYVNLGIGLPTRIANYLPADKEIFLHSENGLLGMGPKPQEGEEDPELINAGKEYVTLLPGGCYFHHGDSFAMMRGGHLDICVLGAYQVSASGDLANWSTGAPDAIPAVGGAMDLAIGARQVFVMMDHLTRDGECKLVQQCSYPLTGIGCVSRIYTDLAVIDITPDGPVVREIFNGLSFEELQRITPVTLTFSQLAQSA from the coding sequence ATGCAAAAACTGACCCGTGACGACATGGCGAAACGCGTGGCCCAGGATATTCCTGAAGGCGCGTATGTGAATTTGGGGATCGGCCTGCCGACCCGTATCGCCAACTACCTTCCGGCGGATAAAGAAATCTTCTTGCACAGTGAAAATGGACTGCTGGGCATGGGGCCAAAGCCGCAGGAAGGTGAAGAAGATCCCGAGCTGATTAACGCCGGGAAAGAGTACGTCACGCTGCTGCCCGGCGGCTGCTATTTCCATCACGGTGACTCATTCGCGATGATGCGCGGTGGCCACCTCGATATCTGCGTGCTGGGTGCGTATCAGGTTTCTGCCAGCGGCGACCTCGCCAACTGGAGCACTGGCGCCCCGGATGCGATCCCGGCGGTCGGCGGGGCGATGGATCTGGCCATTGGCGCACGCCAGGTGTTCGTGATGATGGATCACCTGACCCGCGACGGCGAGTGCAAACTGGTGCAACAGTGCAGTTATCCGCTGACCGGTATTGGCTGCGTCAGCCGCATTTATACTGACCTGGCGGTGATTGATATCACGCCTGACGGCCCGGTGGTGCGTGAAATTTTCAACGGTCTCTCGTTTGAGGAATTGCAACGGATAACTCCTGTGACACTGACCTTCAGCCAACTGGCGCAAAGCGCGTAA
- the pcaF gene encoding 3-oxoadipyl-CoA thiolase, protein MNQAFICDAVRTPFGRFGGTLSTLRADDLAALPLKALLERHPGLDPARIDDVIYGCANQAGEDNRNVARMALLLAGLPESVPGSTVNRLCGSSLDAIGIAARAIKSGETQLMVAGGVESMSRAPFVMGKAESAFSRSMKMEDTTIGWRFINPLMKALYGVDSMPETAENVADEFGISRADQDAFALRSQQRTALAQEKGLFDDELIAVSVPQRKGDALNFARDEHPRSTSLESLAKLKGVVRADGSITAGNASGVNDGACALLLASEQALIAHDLQPLARVVGVATAGVAPRIMGYGPSPAVRKVLAQTGLSLDQMDVIELNEAFAAQALAVTRSLGLADDAAHVNPNGGAIALGHPLGASGGRLAMTAAYQLKRTGGRYALCTMCIGVGQGIALIIERV, encoded by the coding sequence ATGAATCAGGCATTTATCTGCGACGCAGTGCGCACCCCGTTTGGCCGCTTTGGTGGTACGCTTTCGACGCTGCGGGCTGACGATTTAGCCGCACTGCCGCTGAAGGCACTGCTGGAACGTCATCCGGGGCTGGACCCGGCGCGTATCGACGATGTCATTTACGGTTGTGCCAATCAGGCCGGGGAAGATAACCGCAACGTGGCGCGCATGGCGCTGCTGCTGGCTGGGCTGCCGGAAAGTGTACCGGGCAGCACCGTGAACCGTCTTTGCGGTTCGAGCCTCGATGCGATAGGCATTGCGGCGCGGGCGATCAAAAGCGGGGAAACGCAGCTGATGGTCGCCGGTGGCGTGGAAAGTATGTCCCGTGCGCCGTTTGTGATGGGCAAGGCCGAAAGCGCGTTTAGCCGCAGCATGAAAATGGAAGACACCACCATTGGCTGGCGTTTTATCAACCCGCTGATGAAAGCGCTGTATGGCGTGGATTCGATGCCGGAAACGGCGGAAAACGTAGCGGACGAGTTCGGTATTTCACGCGCTGATCAGGATGCGTTTGCGCTCCGCAGCCAGCAGCGAACCGCTCTGGCGCAGGAAAAAGGCCTGTTTGACGATGAACTAATCGCCGTATCGGTGCCGCAGCGTAAAGGCGATGCGCTGAATTTTGCGCGTGACGAGCACCCGCGTAGCACCTCGCTGGAATCACTGGCTAAACTGAAAGGGGTGGTGCGGGCCGACGGCAGCATCACGGCGGGGAATGCATCCGGCGTAAACGACGGCGCGTGTGCGCTACTGCTGGCAAGCGAACAGGCGTTAATTGCCCACGATTTACAGCCGCTGGCACGGGTGGTTGGCGTGGCGACGGCGGGCGTGGCACCGCGAATCATGGGTTATGGCCCGTCTCCGGCGGTACGCAAAGTGCTGGCGCAGACTGGACTGTCGCTCGACCAGATGGATGTGATAGAACTGAATGAAGCCTTTGCCGCCCAGGCGCTGGCGGTGACGCGTTCGCTGGGGCTGGCGGACGACGCGGCCCACGTTAATCCGAACGGCGGGGCGATCGCGCTGGGACATCCGTTAGGCGCGTCCGGCGGGCGACTGGCGATGACCGCCGCGTACCAGCTGAAACGCACCGGCGGGCGCTATGCGCTTTGCACCATGTGTATCGGCGTTGGGCAGGGGATTGCGCTGATTATTGAACGGGTTTAA
- a CDS encoding 3-carboxy-cis,cis-muconate cycloisomerase, which yields MDVLTPLLRGSALTAMFSDANTVQGMLDFEAALARAEARCGVIPQEAVAAIEDACQVQNIDLLALADAAASAGNLAIPLVKQLTAQVKMRDENAARYVHWGATSQDAIDTGFVLQLRNALRETDAMLTRLLSTLAEQTETHRQTVMPGRTWMQHALPITFGLKLAGTLDALLRWQRRLREMQSRVLTLQFGGAAGTLASLNEQGPAVAKALAQELHLTQPDTPWHSQRDRFLEVGHGYAGVCGTLGKFANDFSLLMQTEVAEVCEPTAPGRGGSSTMPHKRNPIGCAAILTAAQRTPGLMATLYASQIQQHERALGGWQAEWEVLPELLMLTGAAIVQSEQLVRGMQVDAAKMRADLDITHGLIMAESVTLALAKHLGKQDAHHLVETLCHTALDQKRPLLPLLEADSRITAWFTSTELHTLLDPSRATGSADHFVRQVLTRYQEQRHDASLSD from the coding sequence ATGGATGTGTTGACCCCGTTGTTGCGCGGCAGTGCGCTGACGGCCATGTTTAGCGATGCGAATACCGTGCAGGGGATGCTCGATTTTGAAGCCGCACTGGCGCGGGCTGAGGCGCGCTGCGGCGTGATCCCGCAGGAGGCGGTGGCGGCCATTGAAGATGCCTGTCAGGTACAGAATATCGACCTGTTGGCCCTGGCTGATGCGGCTGCCAGCGCGGGTAATCTGGCGATTCCGCTGGTCAAACAGCTCACTGCGCAGGTGAAAATGCGCGATGAAAATGCGGCCCGCTACGTGCACTGGGGCGCAACCAGTCAGGATGCCATCGACACCGGGTTTGTGCTGCAATTGCGCAATGCGTTACGCGAAACGGACGCCATGCTGACGCGGCTGTTGTCGACGCTGGCCGAACAAACCGAAACCCATCGCCAGACGGTGATGCCGGGCCGCACCTGGATGCAGCACGCGTTGCCGATAACGTTTGGCCTCAAGCTCGCCGGAACGCTGGATGCGCTGCTGCGCTGGCAGCGACGCCTGCGTGAAATGCAGTCTCGCGTGTTGACCCTCCAGTTTGGCGGTGCGGCAGGCACCCTGGCCTCGCTCAACGAGCAAGGCCCGGCGGTGGCAAAGGCGCTGGCGCAGGAATTACATCTCACCCAGCCGGACACCCCGTGGCACAGCCAGCGCGATCGGTTCCTTGAGGTCGGTCACGGTTACGCGGGCGTGTGCGGCACGCTCGGTAAATTCGCCAACGATTTTTCACTGCTGATGCAGACCGAAGTCGCGGAAGTCTGCGAGCCGACGGCCCCAGGGCGCGGCGGATCGTCGACCATGCCGCATAAGCGTAATCCGATTGGCTGCGCGGCTATTCTCACTGCCGCCCAGCGCACGCCGGGCCTGATGGCGACGCTGTACGCCAGTCAGATTCAGCAGCATGAAAGGGCGCTCGGCGGCTGGCAGGCGGAATGGGAAGTGTTGCCCGAACTGCTGATGCTGACCGGCGCGGCTATCGTTCAGAGCGAACAGCTGGTGCGCGGGATGCAAGTGGACGCCGCCAAAATGCGTGCTGACCTGGATATCACACACGGGCTGATTATGGCTGAATCGGTCACGCTGGCGCTGGCGAAACATCTGGGCAAGCAGGACGCGCATCACCTTGTGGAGACGCTGTGCCACACGGCGCTGGACCAAAAACGCCCGCTGTTGCCGCTGCTGGAAGCCGATTCGCGCATCACCGCCTGGTTCACCTCGACTGAATTACATACGCTGCTGGACCCGTCGCGGGCCACCGGCAGCGCCGATCATTTTGTGCGTCAGGTTCTGACGCGATATCAGGAGCAACGCCATGACGCTTCATTATCAGATTGA
- the pcaD gene encoding 3-oxoadipate enol-lactonase: MTLHYQIDGPENAPVLVLSNSMGTSLSLWQPQIQALTTYFRVLRYDTHGHGQTTKRGKVTLAQLGEDVIALLDHLNIDKACFCGISVGGLTGLWLARFAPERFYGFAVANTAAKIGDQASWLSRARAVRQEGMDVVAAGTADRWFTPTFRQHSPEVVEQLIHELTHMDPEGYAEGCEALAAADLRAEVSAITAPVLIIAGEYDPVTTLVDADFLHKNIAGSQCVTLPASHLSNVEAADEFASVVLRYFRG, from the coding sequence ATGACGCTTCATTATCAGATTGATGGCCCGGAAAACGCGCCGGTACTGGTGCTCTCGAACTCGATGGGCACGTCGCTGTCGCTGTGGCAGCCGCAGATTCAGGCGCTGACCACCTATTTTCGCGTGCTGCGCTACGACACGCATGGCCACGGGCAAACTACCAAGCGCGGCAAAGTGACGCTGGCGCAACTGGGCGAGGACGTGATTGCGCTGCTCGATCACCTGAATATCGACAAGGCCTGCTTCTGCGGGATTTCTGTCGGCGGGTTGACCGGGCTGTGGCTGGCGCGTTTTGCACCGGAACGTTTTTACGGCTTTGCCGTGGCTAACACCGCGGCAAAAATCGGCGACCAGGCCAGCTGGCTTTCGCGGGCGCGCGCCGTGCGTCAGGAAGGCATGGACGTTGTGGCGGCAGGCACGGCGGATCGCTGGTTCACCCCGACGTTTCGCCAGCATTCTCCGGAAGTGGTGGAGCAACTGATTCACGAGCTGACGCACATGGATCCGGAAGGATACGCCGAAGGCTGTGAGGCGCTGGCGGCAGCAGATTTACGTGCTGAAGTGAGCGCCATCACCGCGCCGGTGCTGATCATCGCCGGGGAATACGATCCGGTGACCACGCTGGTGGATGCCGATTTCCTGCATAAAAATATTGCCGGTAGCCAGTGCGTCACGCTGCCCGCATCGCATCTTTCTAACGTTGAAGCCGCAGATGAGTTTGCCTCTGTGGTGTTGCGCTATTTCCGGGGGTAA
- the pcaC gene encoding 4-carboxymuconolactone decarboxylase translates to MDDEARYQQGMDVRRKVLGDAHVDRTLDNLSPLNEEFQNFITRYAWGETWTRPGLSHHTRSMITIAMLIALNREAELKMHLRAAFNNGVTRDELKELIMHSALYCGLPAANATLHLAQQVFDELDA, encoded by the coding sequence ATGGACGATGAAGCACGCTATCAGCAGGGTATGGATGTGCGCCGCAAAGTGCTTGGCGACGCGCACGTAGACCGCACGCTGGATAACCTGTCGCCGCTGAACGAAGAGTTTCAGAATTTTATTACCCGCTACGCGTGGGGCGAAACCTGGACCCGTCCCGGCCTCAGCCACCATACCCGCAGCATGATCACCATCGCGATGTTGATTGCACTCAACCGCGAGGCCGAGCTGAAAATGCACCTGCGTGCGGCGTTCAATAACGGCGTCACGCGTGATGAACTCAAAGAGTTGATCATGCATTCGGCGCTGTATTGCGGCCTTCCGGCGGCCAACGCCACGTTGCATCTGGCGCAGCAGGTATTTGACGAGTTGGACGCATAA
- the map gene encoding type I methionyl aminopeptidase has translation MPSILIKTADELARQRHAGELLASVFAMLDDFIQPGVSTMDINNRAEDFIVNQLQSRPASKGQYDFPYVLNTSVNEVVCHGIPKESEHLKSGSIVNVDITLEKDGMIADSSKMYLIGDVSPLARRLVSKTYEAMWKGIKAVKPGATLGDIGHAIQTYAESNGYSVVREYCGHGIGKEMHEEPQVLHYGKPGTGEVLREGMVFTIEPMINQGDSKIKTKKDGWTVITRDKKLSAQWEHTIAVTADGYEVLTLRKDETLPS, from the coding sequence ATGCCATCAATTCTCATTAAAACTGCCGATGAACTCGCGCGTCAGCGCCATGCGGGCGAGCTGTTAGCCTCGGTATTTGCCATGCTGGATGACTTTATTCAGCCCGGCGTCAGCACCATGGACATCAATAATCGCGCCGAAGATTTTATCGTTAATCAGCTGCAATCTCGCCCGGCCAGCAAAGGGCAATACGATTTCCCGTACGTGCTGAATACCTCGGTAAATGAAGTGGTGTGTCATGGGATCCCGAAAGAGTCGGAACACCTGAAATCCGGGTCTATCGTGAACGTCGATATCACGCTGGAAAAAGACGGCATGATCGCGGATTCCAGCAAAATGTACCTGATTGGCGACGTTTCGCCGCTGGCCCGTCGACTGGTGAGCAAAACCTACGAAGCGATGTGGAAAGGCATCAAAGCTGTGAAGCCCGGCGCGACGCTGGGTGATATCGGGCACGCCATTCAGACCTATGCGGAAAGCAACGGTTATAGCGTGGTGCGGGAATATTGTGGGCACGGCATTGGCAAAGAGATGCACGAAGAGCCGCAAGTGCTGCACTACGGCAAGCCCGGCACTGGCGAAGTGCTGCGCGAGGGCATGGTGTTTACCATCGAACCGATGATTAACCAGGGCGACAGCAAAATCAAAACCAAAAAGGACGGCTGGACAGTGATCACCCGCGACAAAAAATTGTCGGCGCAGTGGGAACACACCATCGCCGTGACCGCAGACGGTTACGAAGTGTTGACCCTGCGCAAAGACGAAACCCTACCGTCGTAG
- a CDS encoding ParD-like family protein produces the protein MGIVKISDLLHEDIRDASKAMSRSVNAQAEYWIRLGMMSELYPDLNYQQIKMMMLKSGSDRLLEVINAINSH, from the coding sequence ATGGGAATCGTTAAAATCTCCGACCTGCTGCATGAAGACATCCGTGATGCCAGCAAGGCCATGTCACGTTCGGTGAATGCGCAGGCCGAATACTGGATCCGTCTCGGAATGATGAGCGAGCTGTACCCGGATCTTAACTACCAGCAAATCAAAATGATGATGCTGAAATCGGGATCCGATCGACTGCTGGAGGTGATCAATGCCATCAATTCTCATTAA
- a CDS encoding translesion error-prone DNA polymerase V autoproteolytic subunit, translated as MQFFTASELRQIVALPLFGDRVPCGFPSPAQDYVEQRIDLNELMIQHPSATYFVKSSGDSMIDAGISEGDLLVVDSARQAEHGDIVIAAVEGEFTVKRLQLHPIVMLKPENAAYRPIMIGSEDCLEVFGVVTYIVKSAC; from the coding sequence ATGCAGTTTTTCACAGCCTCCGAATTACGCCAGATTGTGGCATTACCCCTCTTTGGAGACCGCGTCCCATGCGGCTTTCCCAGCCCGGCGCAGGATTACGTTGAGCAGCGCATCGACCTCAACGAATTGATGATTCAGCATCCAAGCGCGACCTATTTTGTGAAATCATCCGGCGACTCAATGATAGATGCCGGGATCAGTGAGGGCGATTTGCTGGTGGTGGACAGCGCTCGTCAGGCCGAACACGGTGATATCGTGATTGCCGCGGTGGAGGGTGAATTTACGGTAAAACGTCTGCAACTGCATCCCATCGTCATGCTCAAACCGGAGAATGCCGCCTACCGGCCGATTATGATTGGCAGCGAAGACTGCCTGGAAGTGTTCGGTGTCGTCACCTATATCGTGAAGTCTGCGTGCTGA
- a CDS encoding Y-family DNA polymerase — protein sequence MFALCDVNSFYASCETIFRPDLKGKPVVVLSNNDGCVIARSAEAKPFVKMGEPYFKQKDAFRRHGVVCFSSNYELYADMSNRVMSTLEEMLPRCEIYSIDEVFCDLTGVRNCCDLTEFGREIRATVLQRTHLTVGVGIAQTKTLAKLANHAAKKWQQQTGGVVDLSNVERQRKLMAALPVEEVWGVGRRISKKLESMGIKTVLQLADSDIRFIRKHFNVVLERTVRELRGEPCLGLEEFAPVKQEIICSRSFGGRITEYEEMRQAICSYASRAAEKLRGEHQYCRFISAFVKTSPFAPNEPYYGNSASVKLLTPMQDSRDIIGAATRCLEAIWREGHRYQKAGVMLSDFYSQGVAQLNLFDENAPRHNSQPLMDILDRLNMKEGRGTLYFAGQGIRQQWQMKRDMLSPRYTTRYADLLMVR from the coding sequence ATGTTTGCGCTGTGTGATGTGAATTCATTTTATGCCTCCTGTGAAACCATATTTCGTCCGGATCTGAAGGGAAAGCCGGTGGTCGTGTTATCCAACAATGACGGCTGCGTGATTGCGCGCTCTGCCGAAGCCAAACCCTTTGTGAAAATGGGCGAGCCGTACTTCAAACAGAAAGACGCCTTCAGACGCCACGGCGTAGTGTGTTTCAGCAGTAACTACGAGCTTTACGCGGACATGTCCAACCGGGTGATGAGCACCCTCGAGGAGATGCTGCCGCGCTGCGAAATTTACTCTATCGATGAAGTGTTTTGCGATCTGACCGGGGTGCGTAACTGCTGCGATCTAACCGAGTTTGGCCGCGAAATCAGAGCCACAGTTTTGCAGCGCACGCATCTGACCGTTGGGGTAGGAATTGCCCAGACTAAAACGCTGGCTAAGCTGGCGAACCATGCGGCAAAGAAATGGCAGCAGCAGACGGGCGGGGTGGTGGATCTGTCAAACGTTGAACGTCAGAGGAAACTGATGGCGGCATTGCCGGTGGAGGAAGTTTGGGGCGTCGGGCGGCGGATATCGAAAAAGTTGGAGTCGATGGGCATCAAAACCGTGCTTCAGCTGGCAGATAGCGACATACGCTTCATCAGGAAGCATTTCAACGTGGTGCTGGAAAGAACCGTGCGCGAGCTGCGCGGCGAACCGTGTCTTGGGTTGGAAGAGTTTGCGCCGGTCAAACAGGAGATTATCTGCTCGCGTTCGTTCGGGGGCCGCATCACGGAATATGAGGAGATGCGCCAGGCGATTTGCAGCTATGCGTCGCGTGCCGCGGAGAAACTACGCGGCGAGCATCAGTATTGCCGGTTTATCTCCGCCTTCGTTAAAACGTCGCCATTTGCGCCGAACGAGCCGTATTACGGCAACAGCGCCTCGGTAAAACTGCTGACGCCGATGCAGGACAGCCGGGATATTATCGGTGCGGCGACGCGCTGTCTGGAAGCTATCTGGCGAGAAGGGCATCGCTATCAGAAAGCCGGGGTGATGCTGAGTGATTTTTACAGTCAGGGCGTGGCGCAGCTTAATCTGTTCGACGAAAATGCACCGCGTCACAACAGTCAGCCGTTGATGGATATTCTGGATCGTCTGAATATGAAAGAAGGGCGCGGCACGCTGTATTTCGCCGGGCAGGGGATCCGCCAGCAGTGGCAAATGAAACGGGATATGCTCTCGCCACGATATACCACCCGTTATGCGGATTTACTTATGGTGAGGTGA